A portion of the Tachysurus fulvidraco isolate hzauxx_2018 chromosome 8, HZAU_PFXX_2.0, whole genome shotgun sequence genome contains these proteins:
- the LOC113649534 gene encoding carboxypeptidase O-like, protein MSGLVLSTLLILTLQTHDRAVEGAEQWTYDYTKYHTMDEISEWMNMMIKEHPDVVTSVIYGNTYEKRNITLLKIGLSSTEKKKMVWMDCGIHAREWITPAFCQHFVKEILGSYKTDSKISEMLKHLDLYITPVLNMDGYIYSWKDNTTRLWRKTRSPGSDNCTCFGTDPNANFYANWGMVGISRNCCSVLYNGPSALSEPEAKAVTDFLSGNRDNILCFLTIHSFGQLILLPYGHPNITAPNEDELMKVGLAAAEAIKAVHGMDYTVGTPPNVLYPNSGSSRDFARLIGIPFSFTFELRDKGQHGFMLPEDQIQPTCEEAYQGALSIITHVHDKTFIRAAATSIAAMLWSICLALWLSSATV, encoded by the exons ATGTCTGGATTGGTTTTATCCACTCTGCTCATTTTAACCCTGCAAACCCATGACAG GGCAGTGGAGGGAGCAGAGCAGTGGACTTATGACTACACCAAGTACCACACCATGGATGAG ATCTCTGAGTGGATGAACATGATGATAAAGGAACATCCTGACGTCGTTACCAGCGTCATCTATGGAAACACGTATGAAAAGAGGAATATCACTCTGCTGAAG ATCGGTTTGAGCAgcacagagaaaaagaagatgGTCTGGATGGACTGTGGGATTCACGCTCGAGAATGGATCACTCCAGCTTTCTGTCAGCACTTTGTCAAGGAG ATCCTAGGTTCCTACAAAACAGACTCAAAGATCAGCGAAATGTTGAAACATTTGGACTTGTACATCACCCCAGTGTTGAACATGGACGGATATATTTACTCATGGAAAGACAACACG ACACGGTTATGGAGGAAGACAAGGTCACCTGGATCTGATAACTGCACATGTTTTGGTACGGATCCCAATGCCAACTTCTATGCTAACTGGGGAA TGGTGGGAATTTCCAGAAACTGCTGCTCAGTGCTCTATAATGGACCCTCGGCTCTTTCGGAGCCCGAGGCCAAGGCGGTGACAGACTTTCTGAGTGGCAATCGAGACAACATCCTCTGCTTCCTCACCATCCATTCGTTCGGCCAGTTGATCCTGCTGCCTTATGGGCACCCCAACATCACCGCCCCCAATGAAGATGAGCTG atgaaagTGGGTCTGGCTGCAGCGGAGGCCATTAAAGCTGTTCACGGAATGGACTACACAGTGGGAACACCTCCTAACGTGCTTT ACCCCAATTCGGGCTCGTCTCGTGACTTTGCGCGTCTGATCGGCATCCCCTTTTCCTTCACATTTGAGCTACGTGATAAGGGTCAGCACGGCTTCATGCTGCCGGAGGATCAGATCCAACCCACGTGTGAGGAGGCGTATCAGGGCGCACTGTCCATCATCACACACGTCCACGATAAAACCTTCATCCGTGCGGCGGCTACAAGCATCGCAGCCATGCTGTGGAGTATTTGCCTGGCTCTGTGGCTCTCTAGCGCCACCGTCTAA